The region TCCATCTCGACCGAAACATGCTGGCCGGGCTTGATCCATTCGGCCGGCGTGGCGCCGCCCGCCATCACGATCCAGCCTGCCTGCAACGGCTCGCCGGCCTGCGCCGACAAACGCGCGGCCGCGACCAGCGAGCGCAGCGGATGGCCAAGCAACGCAGCGGTCGAGCCGACCTGCACGACGCGTCCGTCGATCGTGACGGTGAGGCCGAGATTGGCGAAATCGATACCCGGATCGCACCACGGTCCGATCACGAATCCACTCGACGATGCGTTGTCCGCGATCACCTCGGGCAGCGTGAACTTGAAGTCCTTGTAGCGCGAGTCGATGATTTCCAGCGCGGGTGCAATGGCTTCGACGGCGGCGAGCGCTTGCGGGCCCGTGACGTCGCCGGCAAGCGGGCGCTTCAGCACGAACGCGATTTCCGGCTCCACACGCGGATGGACGTAGCGCGAAAAGTCGATTGCCGTGCCCTCCTCGACCTGCATGCCGTCGGTAAGGCGCCCCCAGATCACATCGGAGAGGCCCATCTGAATCATTTTCGCGCGGCTCGTGAAGCCCATTTTCACGCCGACCCGCCACTCGCCGCGTGCGATGCGCCGCTCCACCGAGGCAGCCTGGATCGCATAAGCGTGTTCGAGCGACAGACGGCTTTCCAGATCGAACTGGGACACTTCGGTTGCATGGTGCGCGGCCTCGTCGAGCAGCGTCGCGTATTCGATAATCTGGCTCATTGACGTGCCTCGCCCGCATGGTGTGATGAATCGGCCTCGAATACCGCTCGCACCGAACCCAGACCGTTGATGCGCGTTTCGAAGATGTCGCCCGGTTTGACCGCCGCCATGGGCCCGAGCGCGCCGGATAGCACCAGGTCGCCCGCCTTGAGCGGCGTACCCAGCGCGGCCATGGTGCGGGCGAGCCACACCACCGCATTGACCGGGTGACCGAGGCAGGCCGCGCCCGCGCCAACCGAGACCGGCTCGCCGCGCAACTCCATCACCATGCCGCACAAGCGCAGGTCCAATTCGGACAGCTTGCGCGGCGTATTGCCGAGCACATACGCCGACGACGACGCGTTATCGGCAATCGTGTCGGTAATGCGGATATTCCAGTCCGCAATCCGGCTGCCGACGATTTCCAGCGCGGGCAACGCGTATTCGATTGCGTTCAGCACGTCGATCTGGCCGGGATTCGGGACGTCGATATCGCGGCCGATCACGAATGCCACTTCCGCTTCGATCTTCGGTTGCGTGAGAATGGAAACAGGCACGGGTTCGCCATCGCCGTAACCCATGTCGTCGAACAGCATGCCGAAATCCGGCTGCGCGACGCCAAGTTGCTTCTGCACCGCCACCGAGGTCAAGCCGATCTTGCAGCCGACGAGGCGCCGTCCCTCAGCCAGCCGGCGTTCGGTATTGACACGCTGAATCGCGTAGGCGTCTTCAATGCGGAGTTGCGGATACGTTTCGCGCAAGGGGGCGATGTAGCGTCCGCTGCGAGCCGCTTCGGCCAATGCATTCGCGGCACGTTCGATCAGTTCGGACGTCATTTCGCTTTTTCTCCCGCGACAGCGACGAGTTCGTCCCTGGTCTGGTCGCCGATGGCCCAATGCGTGGCCCGCGTTTCCGTCGCGACCACCCGAATACTGCCGAGCGGTGCGTTCAGCGTTTCATGCACGGCGCGCGCGACGGCTTTCACGCAAGCTTTGACGGTCGCGTCGTCGCGCCCTTCGAGAAGGGTGATATGAACGATTGGCATGGTTTTCCTGTGCGCGTGATGTCTTGCGCGTTGGTGGATGACTGATTCGGCGTGGTGAAAAAATCCGGCGTGGTGGTTGTCACGCTCAGAGCTTCACGCACACGTTGCGCAGTTCGGTGTAGAACTCCATCGAATGAACCCCGCCCTCACGTCCGATCCCGGATGCCTTCGAACCGCCGAACGGTGTGCGCAGATCGCGGAGGAACCACGAATTGATCCAGCACAGTCCCACGTCGATCGCGGCGGCAAGCCGATGCGCCGTGCCGATATTGCTGGTCCAGACCGACGTGCAGAGTCCATATTCGCTGGCATTGGCGAGCGCGATCGCTTCTTCCTCGGTGTCGAAGGGCGCGATATGACAGCATGGCCCGAAGATTTCGTCCTTGATGACGGTCGAGTCGTCACGCAACCCGGTCCAGATGGTCGGTTCGATCCACGCACCTTCGCGTAACTGACGTGGCACGTCGGGCACGCCGCCGCCCGTCACGATGGTTGCGCCGTCTTCCTTTGCCCGCGCGTAATACGACAGCACCTTGCTCTGATGCTGTTTCGAAATCAGTGGACCGAAATTGATACCGTCCGCGTGAGGATCGCCAGGGCGCAGTGCTTCGGCGCGCGTCTTCAGCGCGGCAACGAAGCGCTCGAACAACGGCCGCTGCACGTAGACGCGTTCGGTGCCGAGACACACCTGCCCGGTATTGGCGAATGCCGACCGCGCGACGCCTTCGACCGCCTTGTCGAAATCGCAATCGGCAAAGACCAGCGCCGCGTTCTTTCCGCCGAGTTCGAACGACACCGGCCGCGTGCCTTGCGCGGCCGCGCGCATGATCGCTTCGCCAGTACGCGTTTCCCCCGTGAAGGTGATGGCCTGCACATGCGGATGCGTGGTGAGAAACTCTCCCGCCGAATCGGGTCCAAAACCATGCACGACGTTGTACACGCCGGCCGGAACACCCGCTTCGTTCATGACCTCGCCAAGTAACGTGGCGGTGCCGGGCGTTTCTTCCGACGGCTTGACGATCACCGTATTGCCGCACGCAAGCGCCGGACCGACCTTCCATGTCATCAGCAATAGCGGCAAATTCCACGGGCAGATCACGCCGACCACACCGCGCGGCACGCGGATCGCGTAGTTGAGTGCACGACCGCCATCCGGCGTGGTCATCTCGAACGACTCGCCCGGTACGTTCTTGACGACGTCGGCAAAGATACGAAAATTCGCCGCGCCGCGCGGAATGTCGAGATGACTCGCGAGCGATACCGGCTTGCCGGTATCGGCAATCTCGGCAGCCAGAAAATCGTCGAAGCGTTTGTCGATGCCGTCGGCGACCGCATGAAGCAGTTCGACGCGGTCCTCCACGCTAAAACGTCCCCATGGACCAGCCAGCGCGTCGCGCGCGGCCCGCACGGCCGCGTCCACCTCCGCGGCGCCCGCTTCGTGGACGCGGCCGATCAGGCTGCCGTTCACCGGATTGATGTTGTCGAATTGGCGGTCGGTCGAAACCCATTGTCCGCCGATGAAATTTTGAAACGATGCGGTATCTCGCTGATTCATATCGATGTCTTTCAGTAAAGTCACAATTCGGGGTCGCCTGCGCTCAGGTATTCCCACATCCGTTCGATGATTCGCCCGGAGCGGGTGGCACGCTGACTGGCTGCGTCGACCGGCACCACGCCCGTGGTTCGATCGAGCCCGCTTGCCAGCACATCGAGTTCGACGCGCGCCGCGTCTTCCAGATACCAGGTCAGTACGACGAGTTCCTCGAGCGATCCGGCCGCGGTAACCGTGCCGTTGCCTCGCATCACCACGCCGGAGGCGGTGCCCATCGTCTCGATCACTGCACGGGCCTGGGCCTCGGAACGGATCAGTTGCGGGTCGTCCCAAAGCGGCACGCCGGGCGCGAAATAGCAGCCGAATCCGTGGCGCGCTTTCGGCGTCAGGCCGAGCGTGGAAAGCGACATCAGCTTCGGCGGCATGGTCCGGGCGACTGCGCGGATTTCGGGGCGCGCCCGGTAAATCTGCTGATGCAACCGCACTTCGCCGAGCACGCCGTCGGGTAGTTCGCCGTCGACGGGCACCACGACTCCCGACTCGCCCACCGCGATCAAGCCCATGGGTCTTGCGGCACACACGAGGAATCTCGCGGCGTCGAGCCGCACGCTGCAATGGCCGTAGGCGTGAACCAGGCCGGCACGCGCCAGCGCACGAGCTGCGACACGCACGTGCCGATCCGCCTTCTGGAAGGCCAGATCATCAATCGCAGTGTCGAGCTTCATACGGAAAACTCGGCGATGTCGGGTTTCGCCCCCCACGTGCAGAAGCCTTCAGGGCCGAAAGGAAACTGACGAGGCACGTGCGTGGTTTCTTCTTCCGGATGAATCATTCGGACACCCGTGGAGTATTCGTAGATCATGCCGTCCGGTCCCGCGAAGTACAGAAACATCGCGTTGGAAGTCGGGTGACGTCCCGGTCCGAAACGGATCGGCACGCGCTGTTCCAGGAGGAAGTAATACGAGCGCATCAGATCGTCGATACTGCCGACCTGGAAATTGACGTGCTGGACACCGGGATATTCGGAAGGGAATAACGCGATCTTGTGGTGAACTTCGTCGATACGCAGAAGCGGCGCATCGCCGATGCGGTCCGACACTCGGGCGTTACACACCGTGGTCCAGAATGCTTCGTCGCGGATCGGATTGGTGGTCCGCAAACCGACATGGCTGAACGCGTCGATGCCTGCGTCGCGGGTACCGTGATATCGCCGGCTGCTCGCCTGCGGCCTCAGAACGAGCTCGATCCGGTTGCCGGATGGGTCGTGAAAAACGATGTGGTCGAACACGCGCCGCTCTTCGTTCTCATCCGCCGTGCCACGACGCACGTCCATGTGAAGCGCTTCGAGTTGGGCCGCGGCTGCGTCGAGTTGTGCCGGACTGGTGACCTCGAACGCGACCGTATGATCCTGGGGATCCCCGTCGAAATAACATACCGAGTGATCGCGGCTGTCGCTGCGAAAATACACGCGGCCGTTTTCGCGGCGCACGAGTTGAAGTCCGAGGATGGTTTGGGCGTAGCGCGACGCTCCCTCGATGTCGCGCGTGCCAAGTCTCACGTAGCGAATGTCATGCAGATTGATCACCGGCTGTCTCCGATTGAATCTTCCGTTCTTGCCCTGCGGGGCTAAGCTGTGTCGAAAGATTAGTCGGCGGCCTGCTATGACGCTAACGAATTATGTGAATTTCAGATATTTACGCCGTGAATTCAACTACGCGGTCTGGCTGCCTCGGCATCGTGAAACAGCGAGAAAATCCGCGTGCGTAGCCATTGATGTCCCGCGTCGTGCTGGTAACGTTCGTGCCAGATTTCCGCGATGTCGAAAGACGGCGTATCGAATGGCAGCGCAAACGTGCTTAACGCCGATGACGCCTGAAGCGCATCGGCGAGCCGGCTCGGCACGCAAATGAGTAGATCGCTGGCGGCGATCAGTGCGGATAGCCCCATCGAATGCGCGAGATGCACACTGACCTGCCGCGGCTTGCCCTGTTGTTCGAACAGTCGCTCGACGGCGTTCTCGAATACCGCGTGGCTCCCGGCCGTCGGTGTATAGACCGCGTGAGCGGCATCGAGAAAGCGCTTGAGCGTGAGCTTCGAATGGATGGTGGGATGTTCGCGCCGAACCATCGCGACATAGTGCTCGCGAAACAGGCGTCGCTCGTGAAAGCCGCTGCTGAAATTCATGAACAGTCCGATAGCGAGGTCGATACCGCTGATCGCCATGGCCTGCTGCGCTTCTTTCTGCGTCGTCTCGACGGTCACGATCTTCAGGTTGGGCGCGCTCACGGCCAGGTCCGCCATCAGGCGTGGAATGAACACCATCTGGCCAATATCGCTCACGTAGATGTGAAACGTGCGGTCGGATGTCGATGGATCGAAACTGCTTTTCGTTTCGACGGCGTCACGGATCGTCGACAGGCCGTCGCTGATCGGACGTGCAAGCGTTTGCGCGAACTCGGTCGGCAGCATGCCGTCCGACGTCTTGACGAAGAGCGGATCGTCGAAGGCGGTGCGTAGACGCTTGAGTGCGTTGCTGACCGCTGACTGCGTCAGACGTAATTCTTCCGCGGCGCGCGTGGTACTGCGTGTGCGCAGCAATGCGTCGAAAACGGGGAGAAGGTTCAGGTCGAGATTGCGTAGGTTCACGGCGTCTCCTCGAGCGTGCCCGCTCGGCAGTCTTACTGTCGGCTGGCATTATCACATTGCCGGCGCGGTGACACGCAGCGCGCCGGCATGATGCGGCTCGAAGACGGCAAGTCGTCGCCTAGAACAGATGCCGGATACCCACCATCATTCCAAGTTGCCCCATGCCCTGCCCCGGCGTCGTTCCGCCACCGCCCTGACTGATGGTGTAGGCGGCATGCGCACTGTTGAAGAGATAACCACCCTGCAGGTAAACCGCCGTGGCCTTCGATAACAGGTAGGTCGTACGGGCCATGGCCAACGTGCCTCGCGTATCGTGCTCGGCGTTGACGATGCGGTAGACGCCGCCCTCCACGGGCAGTTGCGGCAGCACGTAATACGAAGCGGTCAGGTAAAACATATCGGACTTCACTGCCGGCGTCGGCGTTTGCGTCGAAACACGCCGGCCGAGCCAGCCGCCGCCCAACTTGACCGGCCCGATATTCGCGTAGCCATTCAGTTGTTCGCGCACGTCTTTGGCCGCGGGTGACGTGAATGCCGCGGGTGCAACGCCGTCGAAGAAATTCGTTGCGGCAAGCGCACCGCCACGTTGCTCGTCGTAAGCCGCGGCGACACCGAAGCTCGATGTATCGTATCGAAGCAGAGCCGACCATTGCCGGCACTGAACGAAGCTGCCCGCCACGGAGCCCGCGCAGGTACCCTGCCCCGGCGAGTTGCCCGTCCCCGCCGAGTCACGACCGAACGAATAAGTCAGTCCCGCCGTCACGCCCCGGTAAACACCCTTCCACGCGAACGTATTGTCGCTGCGTGCATTCGGGACGTACGTGTCGAGCGAGCCCAGACCACTGTAGATGTCCGGCCCCAGCAGATCGGAATCCAGCGACGCCCAGTAGGTCATCGTGTACTGGCGCCCGAACGTCAGCGTGCCGAAGGGCCCTTTGAATCCGACCCACGCCTGACGCCCGAACAGACGCCCGCCCTGATTCGACGTGCCTGATGTCACGTTAAAACCGCTCTCTACATCGAAAATCGCCGCAAGGCCGCCGCCAAGATCCTCCGTCCCGCGCAAGCCCCATCGCGACGGCAACTCGCCGGTAACGGCCGGAATTCGAACCACACGATCGCCGGTCTTGTTCGCATGGGTAACGAGTTCGACACCAGTATCCACGATCCCGTATAACGTCACGCTGCTTTGCGCAAAACCAGTGGAACAGCAAGCGCTCGCCAACGTGATTAAAACCACCTGTTTTGCCTTCATTGTCTCCTCCTCGAACCACGTTTAATTTTTTGATCCACTCGAAGTGGTGTGACGCGCCTGTCAGGCGTTTCCGTCATTTACGTATTCACTGACTCGACCGGTCACGGATACATCCCGCTCGCCCGGCGAATCCGTTCGCTGCGTCAACCTTGCAAGCAGGATCAGCGACACCGCACCCGCAAGCGCCGGAATCGCGATCACGTTGAATAGCATCTGACCTTGACCGAGTTGCGCGATCAGCGACGCGCCGGCCATCGACCCGATGATCGAGCCGATCCGGCCATTGGCCATCGCCCAACTCACGCCGGTCGCTCTCGCCGTAGTCGGATAAATACTCGCCGACAACAAGTTCAGACCGTTTTGCGCACCCGCTATACAGAAGCCCACCAGAAAGACGGCCGCGCCGAGTTCCACCGCATTGGTGAGCGCGAAACCCACCAGCACGATCGCCGCTGCCGCGCCGAGGTAGCCCACGGACAGCACCCAATAGGCCCCAAGCCGGTCCATCAGCAACGCGATGACGATCGCGCCGAATGTGCCGCCCAACGGCACCATCGCACCGATGCGCGCCGCGCTGGCGATGTCGTAGCCGGCATCCTTGAAAATGCTTGGCAACCAGCTCGTGAGTAGATAGAACACGAACAGCGAGCAGAAGAACGCCCCCCACAACAACAGCGTGCGGGGCGTCCGTCCCTCGGCGAACAACTGCGTGACCGGCGACTGACGGATAACCGGCCGCTCGGGCTCGACGAAGGTAACCGCGTCCCAGCCACCCGTGCCCGTGATCTTTGCCACGACCGCGGCAAGCCTCGCCTGGTGACGGGGGTTGACCGCCATGAAGCGAACGGATTCCGGAAGCC is a window of Paraburkholderia sp. D15 DNA encoding:
- a CDS encoding LysR family transcriptional regulator, with the protein product MNLRNLDLNLLPVFDALLRTRSTTRAAEELRLTQSAVSNALKRLRTAFDDPLFVKTSDGMLPTEFAQTLARPISDGLSTIRDAVETKSSFDPSTSDRTFHIYVSDIGQMVFIPRLMADLAVSAPNLKIVTVETTQKEAQQAMAISGIDLAIGLFMNFSSGFHERRLFREHYVAMVRREHPTIHSKLTLKRFLDAAHAVYTPTAGSHAVFENAVERLFEQQGKPRQVSVHLAHSMGLSALIAASDLLICVPSRLADALQASSALSTFALPFDTPSFDIAEIWHERYQHDAGHQWLRTRIFSLFHDAEAARPRS
- a CDS encoding porin is translated as MKAKQVVLITLASACCSTGFAQSSVTLYGIVDTGVELVTHANKTGDRVVRIPAVTGELPSRWGLRGTEDLGGGLAAIFDVESGFNVTSGTSNQGGRLFGRQAWVGFKGPFGTLTFGRQYTMTYWASLDSDLLGPDIYSGLGSLDTYVPNARSDNTFAWKGVYRGVTAGLTYSFGRDSAGTGNSPGQGTCAGSVAGSFVQCRQWSALLRYDTSSFGVAAAYDEQRGGALAATNFFDGVAPAAFTSPAAKDVREQLNGYANIGPVKLGGGWLGRRVSTQTPTPAVKSDMFYLTASYYVLPQLPVEGGVYRIVNAEHDTRGTLAMARTTYLLSKATAVYLQGGYLFNSAHAAYTISQGGGGTTPGQGMGQLGMMVGIRHLF
- a CDS encoding class II aldolase/adducin family protein, encoding MKLDTAIDDLAFQKADRHVRVAARALARAGLVHAYGHCSVRLDAARFLVCAARPMGLIAVGESGVVVPVDGELPDGVLGEVRLHQQIYRARPEIRAVARTMPPKLMSLSTLGLTPKARHGFGCYFAPGVPLWDDPQLIRSEAQARAVIETMGTASGVVMRGNGTVTAAGSLEELVVLTWYLEDAARVELDVLASGLDRTTGVVPVDAASQRATRSGRIIERMWEYLSAGDPEL
- a CDS encoding VOC family protein — translated: MINLHDIRYVRLGTRDIEGASRYAQTILGLQLVRRENGRVYFRSDSRDHSVCYFDGDPQDHTVAFEVTSPAQLDAAAAQLEALHMDVRRGTADENEERRVFDHIVFHDPSGNRIELVLRPQASSRRYHGTRDAGIDAFSHVGLRTTNPIRDEAFWTTVCNARVSDRIGDAPLLRIDEVHHKIALFPSEYPGVQHVNFQVGSIDDLMRSYYFLLEQRVPIRFGPGRHPTSNAMFLYFAGPDGMIYEYSTGVRMIHPEEETTHVPRQFPFGPEGFCTWGAKPDIAEFSV
- a CDS encoding fumarylacetoacetate hydrolase family protein, which produces MTSELIERAANALAEAARSGRYIAPLRETYPQLRIEDAYAIQRVNTERRLAEGRRLVGCKIGLTSVAVQKQLGVAQPDFGMLFDDMGYGDGEPVPVSILTQPKIEAEVAFVIGRDIDVPNPGQIDVLNAIEYALPALEIVGSRIADWNIRITDTIADNASSSAYVLGNTPRKLSELDLRLCGMVMELRGEPVSVGAGAACLGHPVNAVVWLARTMAALGTPLKAGDLVLSGALGPMAAVKPGDIFETRINGLGSVRAVFEADSSHHAGEARQ
- a CDS encoding fumarylacetoacetate hydrolase family protein, with protein sequence MSQIIEYATLLDEAAHHATEVSQFDLESRLSLEHAYAIQAASVERRIARGEWRVGVKMGFTSRAKMIQMGLSDVIWGRLTDGMQVEEGTAIDFSRYVHPRVEPEIAFVLKRPLAGDVTGPQALAAVEAIAPALEIIDSRYKDFKFTLPEVIADNASSSGFVIGPWCDPGIDFANLGLTVTIDGRVVQVGSTAALLGHPLRSLVAAARLSAQAGEPLQAGWIVMAGGATPAEWIKPGQHVSVEMERLGRAGFHVKA
- a CDS encoding 2-hydroxymuconic semialdehyde dehydrogenase: MNQRDTASFQNFIGGQWVSTDRQFDNINPVNGSLIGRVHEAGAAEVDAAVRAARDALAGPWGRFSVEDRVELLHAVADGIDKRFDDFLAAEIADTGKPVSLASHLDIPRGAANFRIFADVVKNVPGESFEMTTPDGGRALNYAIRVPRGVVGVICPWNLPLLLMTWKVGPALACGNTVIVKPSEETPGTATLLGEVMNEAGVPAGVYNVVHGFGPDSAGEFLTTHPHVQAITFTGETRTGEAIMRAAAQGTRPVSFELGGKNAALVFADCDFDKAVEGVARSAFANTGQVCLGTERVYVQRPLFERFVAALKTRAEALRPGDPHADGINFGPLISKQHQSKVLSYYARAKEDGATIVTGGGVPDVPRQLREGAWIEPTIWTGLRDDSTVIKDEIFGPCCHIAPFDTEEEAIALANASEYGLCTSVWTSNIGTAHRLAAAIDVGLCWINSWFLRDLRTPFGGSKASGIGREGGVHSMEFYTELRNVCVKL
- a CDS encoding MFS transporter → MNGKTADVGAIIDHAKLSRFQVVVLVMCFLIVLVDGFDAAGIGYIAPLVRKEWGLQASQLSPAFGAGLFGLMCGSFLVGPVADTFGRKKVLLFSVLVFSLGTLASAASQSIGMLTILRFLTGIGLGGAMPTCITLSSEYSPARRRMLMVTLSYSGFTTGLALGGEVASHVIPAFGWRGLLVVGGVVPLLMLPMLARWLPESVRFMAVNPRHQARLAAVVAKITGTGGWDAVTFVEPERPVIRQSPVTQLFAEGRTPRTLLLWGAFFCSLFVFYLLTSWLPSIFKDAGYDIASAARIGAMVPLGGTFGAIVIALLMDRLGAYWVLSVGYLGAAAAIVLVGFALTNAVELGAAVFLVGFCIAGAQNGLNLLSASIYPTTARATGVSWAMANGRIGSIIGSMAGASLIAQLGQGQMLFNVIAIPALAGAVSLILLARLTQRTDSPGERDVSVTGRVSEYVNDGNA